A stretch of Acropora muricata isolate sample 2 chromosome 7, ASM3666990v1, whole genome shotgun sequence DNA encodes these proteins:
- the LOC136922965 gene encoding tetratricopeptide repeat protein 28-like, with translation MDDIKRTIEYLKRHLTIATQDGDRGQEIAAYGNLGNAYHSLGDYRKAIEYYEKHLKIAIEIGDRGGEGGGYGSLGIAYQSLSDYRKAIEYHKKHFKIAIEIGNRRGEGTGYGNLGNAYQSLGYYRKAIKYQEKHLKIAIEIGDRDGEGRAYGSLGNAYLSLGDYRKAIEYHEKHLKIAIEIGDRGGEGRAYGNLGNAYQFLGDYRKAFEYHEKHLKIAKEVGDRGGEGRAYGSLGNVFQFLGDYRKAIEYHEKLLNIAREIGDRNGEERAYGNLGNDYQLLGDYRKAIGYDEKLLKIAKEIGDRGAEGGAYGSLGSAYQSLGDYRKAIKYHEKHLKIAREIGDRRGEGRGYGNLGNAYQSLDDYGKAIEYYEKNMKIAIEIGDRDGEGIGYGNLGNHYQALGDYRKAMEYYEKHLKIAKEIGDRGGEGVAYGRLGNSYKLRGDYRKAIEYHEKHLKIAKEIGDRGGEGRAYGRLGNAYDSLGDYRKATKYHEKHLKIAKEIGDRAGEGRAYGDLGNAYQSLRDYRKTIEYYEKYLKIAIEIGDRDGEGRSYGNLGNAYQSLGDYRKATKYHEKHLKIAREIGDWGGEGKGYGNLGNAYLSLGDYRKAIEYYEKHLKIAIEIGDRDGEGGAYGSLGNPYQALGDYRKAIEYHEKHLKIAKEIGNRGGEGRAYGSLGNAYDSLGDYRKAIEYHEKRLKIAIEIGDRDGEGIGYGNLGHPYQALGDYRKAIEYYEKHLKIAIDIGDRGGEGHGYGSLGFAYRSLGDYRKAIEYDEKHLKIAKEIGDRGGEGIAYGRLGNAYQFLGDYRKAIEYDEKLLKIAKEIGDRGGEGGANGNLGNAYMSLGDYQKAIEYHEKHLKIAKEIGDRGGEGGAYGNLGNAYMSLGDYQKAIEYHEKHLKIAIEIGNREGEGGAYGSLGNAYQSLGDYRKAIEYYEKHLKIATEIGDQAGEGTAYHNIGVVFLFLEETGNAVDNFVSAVDVFNSLRSLLKSEDNWKINFREVHEEAYTALWVSLLRIKKIDEALFAAEQGRAQTLSDNLLIQYKLNPSLPSATIDTKETISRFLTKISSPTLFLATKDFTTNIWFLRKGKKVRFRNSRLEVDKTEQDPLLALLESSLEKIGAEDTKRCEDRTFDEIDNDSSFSIKVRGEGVGKPPSPPLDNPFKPFYDAVIDPILDMLEPQDDELVIVPDGALCLTPWSAVFESIRIRIVPSLTSYQLILSVPEGHHKKKGALLVGNPCLKELKKPLDDLPCAQEEVEMIASILKTTPLTGIHATKAEVIKRMSSVALIHIAAHGNERTGEIALSPNPGWSSKFPQRKDYILKMSDVHAANLRARLVVLSCCHSGRGRVLKGEGVVGIARAFLAAGARSVLVTLWAIDDEATMVFMKSFYQQLKEGKTTSAAVQQSIKFLRESEQFYEMKYWAPFQLIGDDVNIEFEVDDDVKK, from the coding sequence ATGGATGACATTAAAAGAACCATTGAGTACCTCAAAAGACATTTGACGATTGCAACACAAGATGGTGATCGGGGCCAAGAAatagcagcctatggaaatctcggtaatgcttaccattcactgggtgactatcgaaaagccattgagtattatgagaaacatttaaaaattgcaatagaaattggtgatcggggcggagaaggaggcgGCTATGGcagtctcggtattgcttaccagtccctgagtgactatcgaaaagccattgagtatcataaaaaacattttaaaattgcaatagaaattggcaATCGGCGCGGAGAAGGaacaggctatggaaatctcggtaatgcttaccagtcactgggttactatcgaaaagccatcaaGTATCaggagaaacatttaaaaattgcaatagaaattggtgatcgggacggagaaggaagagcctatggaagtctcggtaatgcttacctgtccctgggtgactatcgaaaagccattgagtatcatgaaaaacatttaaaaattgcaatagaaattggtgatcggggcggagaaggacgagcctatggaaatctcggtaatgcttaccagtttctgggtgactaccgaaaagcctttgagtatcacgaaaaacatttaaaaattgcaaaagaagttggtgatcggggcggagaaggaagagcctatggaagtcttggTAATGTTTTCCAGTtcctgggtgactatcgaaaggccattgagtatcatgaaaaacttttgaatattgcaagagaaattggtgatcggaaCGGAGAAgaaagagcctatggaaatctcggtaatgattaccagttactgggtgactatcgaaaagccattgggtatgatgaaaaacttttgaaaattgcaaaggaaattggtgatcggggcgcagaaggaggagcctatggaagtctcggtagtgcttaccagtccctgggtgactatcgaaaagccattaagtatcatgaaaaacatttaaaaattgcaagagaaattggcGATCGGcgcggagaaggaagaggctatggaaatctcggtaatgcttaccagtcactggatgactatggaaaagccattgagtattatgaaaaaaatatgaaaattgcaatagaaataggtgatcgggacggagaaggaatagggtatggaaatctcggtaatcattaccaggcactgggtgactatcgaaaagccatggagtattatgaaaaacatttgaaaattgcaaaagaaattggtgatcggggcggagaaggagtcGCCTATGGCCGTCTCGGTAATTCTTACAAGTTAcggggtgactatcgaaaagccattgagtatcatgaaaaacatttaaaaattgcaaaagaaattggtgatcggggcggagaaggaagagcctatggaagactcggtaatgcttacgactcactgggtgactaccgaaaagccactaagtatcatgaaaaacatttaaaaattgcaaaagaaattggtgatcgggccggagaaggaagagcctatggagatctcggtaatgcttaccagtcactgcgtgactatcgaaaaaccattgagtattatgaaaaatatttgaaaattgcaatagaaattggtgatcgggatGGAGAAGGAAGaagctatggaaatctcggtaatgcttaccagtcactgggtgactatcgaaaagctactaagtatcatgaaaaacatttaaaaattgcaagagaaattggcgattggggcggagaaggaaaaggctatggaaatctcggtaatgcttacctgtcactgggtgactatcgaaaagccattgagtattatgaaaaacatttgaaaattgcaatagaaattggtgatcgggacggagaaggaggagcctatggaagtctcggtaatccttaccaggcactgggtgactatcgaaaagccattgagtatcatgaaaaacatttaaaaattgcaaaagaaattggcaatcggggcggagaaggacgagcctatggaagtctcggtaatgcttacgactcactgggtgactatcgaaaagccattgagtatcatgaaaaacgtttgaaaattgcaatagaaattggtgatcgggatGGAGAAGGAATAgggtatggaaatctcggtcatccttaccaggcactgggtgactatcgaaaagccattgagtattatgaaaaacatttgaaaattgcaatagatattggtgatcggggcggagaaggacacGGCTATGGCAGTCTCGGCTTTGCTTACCGgtccctgggtgactatcgaaaagccattgagtatgatgaaaaacatttaaaaattgcaaaggaaattggtgatcggggcggagaaggaatcGCCTATGGacgtctcggtaatgcttaccagttcctgggtgactatcgaaaagccattgagtatgatgaaaaacttttgaaaattgcaaaagaaattggtgatcggggcggagaaggaggagcgaatggaaatcttggtaatgcttacatgtcactgggtgactatcaaaaagccattgagtatcatgaaaaacatttaaaaattgcaaaagaaattggtgatcggggcggagaaggaggagcgtatggaaatcttggtaatgcttacatgtcactgggtgactatcaaaaagccattgagtatcatgaaaaacatttaaaaattgcaatagaaattggtaaTCGggaaggagaaggaggagcctatggaagtctcggtaatgcttaccagtcactgggtgactatcgaaaagctattgagtattatgaaaaacatttaaaaattgcaacagaaattggtgatcaggccggagaaggaacagcttatcacaacattggagTAGTGTTCCTTTTTCTTGAAGAAACTGGAAACGCTGTggataattttgtttccgctgtggatGTCTTCAATTCTTTGAGATCTTTATTGAAGTCCGAGgataattggaaaataaactttcgtgaggTGCACGAAGAGGCGTACACTGCTTTGTGGGTGTCGTTGCTAAGAATTAAAAAGATCGATGAagctttgtttgcggctgaacaaggacgagcacagactttgtctgacaatttgttgattcaatataaacttaATCCATCCTTACCATCTGCTACAATTGACACCAAAGAGACAATATCTCGCTTCCTCACAAAGATTTCTTCACCTACTCTTTTTCTCGCGACTAAAGACTTTACCACGaacatctggtttctgagaaagggaaagaaagttaGATTTCGGAACAGCAGGCTGGAGGTTGACAAAACAGAGCAGGATCCTTTACTCGCCTTACTGGAATCATCTTTGGAAAAAATCGGAGCTGAAGATACaaaaagatgtgaagatcgcacatttgatgaaatTGACAATGACTCCTCGTTTAGCATAAAAGTGCGGGGTGAAGGGGTTGGAAAACCACCATCACCGCCTTTAGATAATccctttaagccattttatgatgcagttattgatcCAATTCTTGACATGCTTGAgcctcaagacgacgagttggtcattgttcctgatggtgcgctgtgcctTACTCCATGGTCGGCAGTttttgaatcgattaggattcgcattgttccatcacttacaagttatcaattgatcttaagtgtaCCCGAAGGACATCATAAGAAGAagggggcgcttttggtcggaaatccctGTTTAAAAGAGTTAAAGAAACCCTTAGACGACTTACCATgcgctcaagaggaagtagaaatgattgcatcaattctcaagaCCACACCTCTGACAGGAATAcatgcaacaaaagctgaagtgatcaaacggatgtcgtcagttgccttaattcatattgctgcccacggaaacgagcgCACTGgggaaattgctttgtctccaaaccctggatggtcttcaaagttccctcaaagaaaggattacattttaaaaatgtccgatgtgcatgctgccaatcttcgagctcgccTTGTGGtgctaagttgctgtcacagtggacgaggcagagtcttgaagggtgagggtgtggtcggtatcgcacgtgcttTTTTAGCAGCTGGTGCacgttctgtgttggtgaccctgtgggcaatagatgacgaagctactatggtgttcatgaaaagtttctaccaacagctgaaggaaggaaaaaccacCAGTGCTGCCGTTCAGCAATCGATCAaattccttcgtgaatctgagcaGTTTTATGAGATgaagtactgggctccattccaacttatcggagatgacgttaACATTGAGTTCGAGGtggatgatgacgtcaaaaaataa
- the LOC136923050 gene encoding uncharacterized protein, translated as MTTGDVDECTASTPVCGLHFNCTNTLGSYRCEYNHSCCQGILDYGKQNILNPSDGLYTLSTNSTLFKVYCDMTSSGQAWTLIAWFSNNDAKNWMKDSGEWWYDKSVGVGDIADPLVNTDMLSLAFLLVGGREFKITRIDDPEHTALLQTTGDCLGGQTFRAKITSYGNFRDGRV; from the exons ATGACGACCGGCG ACGTTGACGAATGCACAGCATCGACGCCCGTCTGTGGCCTACACTTCAATTGCACCAATACACTGGGCTCCTACCGGTGCGAATACAATCACAGCTGCTGTCAGG GAATACTTGACTATGGAAAGCAGAATATTCTCAATCCTAGTGACGGGTTATACACGTTATCGACGAACTCCACTTTATTTAAG GTTTATTGTGATATGACAAGTTCTGGCCAAGCTTGGACTCTCATTGCATGGTTCTCAAACAATGATGCCAAAAATTGGATGAAAGACAGTGGAGAGTGGTGGTACGATAAGAGTGTAGGGGTTGGAGATATAGCGGACCCATTAGTTAACACAGACATGCTCTCGCTAGCATTCTTGTTGGTCGGGGGCCGCGAATTCAAGATCACGCGCATTGATGATCCTGAGCACACCGCGTTGTTGCAGACCACAGGTGACTGTCTCGGTGGACAGACATTCCGAGCGAAAATCACCAGTTATGGTAACTTTAGAGATGGTAGAGTTTAG
- the LOC136922990 gene encoding uncharacterized protein isoform X2, with translation MVHQIDCLVLGAVFLSLYLVSSLDQTSSSSVGDTDACESFKPIYGGALLHHVYQTLKVPGSIYCLRACDDDIRCQSINHVVLGEKCELNNRTKEARPEDFTDDHTKVYMNKFRKRAALGSIRKVPAESCNEIKTSEKGRDGKYWLSSIIPGTPVFAYCDMKTGDADECTASPPVCHVNSLCKNTIGSYSCTCNPGYTGDGKTCTDVNECTESTHICRKHFFCVNTPGSFGCAYNYSRESCQGIREDGKQRGIGLGDGPYSISTNSSSFYAYCHMTSSGQAWTLIARFSNNDAKNWMKDNGQWWYDKSKAVGKGISPSENRDMLSPAFWFVSGLEFKITRSDDPHHTALLQTTGHCLGKQTFRQKIESYGNFKDGTVWASDVCLGNCSVQYGGQFQTTDGFGQATCSGSLQNQTQVGFWCDWDGSGGAVLMIGGGGHNCQQADHGIAITKAENASFLEKGQREHDFGNDGDNGTTISKTYSLNLWIN, from the exons ATGGTTCATCAAATTGACTGCCTAGTCCTCGGTGCggtttttttgtccttgtaccTCGTTTCGTCACTCGATCAGACTTCGAGTTCCAGTGTTGGAGACACTGATGCATGTGAAAGCTTTAAGCCAATCTATGGCGGAGCTCTCCTGCACCATGTTTACCAGACCCTCAAAGTTCCAGGCTCTATTTATTGTCTGCGTGCGTGTGATGATGACATCCGCTGCCAAAGCATCAATCACGTGGTCCTTGGCGAAAAGTGCGAGTTGAACAACCGTACAAAAGAGGCAAGACCCGAAGATTTTACCGACGATCATACCAAAGTTTATATGAACAAGTTCAGGAAAAGAG CTGCCCTAGGTTCAATACGTAAAGTGCCTGCTGAGTCTTGCAACGAAATTAAAACGAGTGAGAAGGGGCGTGACGGCAAATACTGGCTGTCGTCCATCATTCCGGGAACACCTGTATTTGCTTACTGTGATATGAAAACCGGAG ACGCTGATGAGTGCACCGCTTCACCACCCGTTTGTCACGTAAACTCGCTCTGCAAGAATACCATTGGCTCTTACAGCTGTACTTGCAACCCTGGATACACTGGGGACGGCAAAACTTGCACAG ACGTTAACGAATGCACAGAATCGACGCACATCTGCCGAAAGCATTTTTTCTGCGTCAATACTCCAGGTTCTTTCGGGTGCGCATACAACTACAGTCGAGAAAGCTGTCAGG gtATACGTGAGGATGGGAAGCAGAGAGGGATCGGTCTTGGTGATGGGCCATACTCGATATCAACGAATTCCTCTTCGTTTTAT GCTTACTGTCATATGACAAGTTCTGGCCAAGCTTGGACTCTTATTGCCCGGTTCTCAAACAATGATGCCAAAAATTGGATGAAAGACAATGGACAGTGGTGGTACGACAAGAGTAAAGCCGTTGGAAAAGGAATAAGCCCATCAGAAAACAGAGACATGCTCTCGCCAGCATTCTGGTTTGTCAGTGGTCTGGAATTCAAGATCACGCGCAGTGATGACCCTCATCATACTGCACTGTTGCAGACCACAGGTCATTGCCTGGGGAAACAGACATTCCGGCAGAAAATCGAAAGTTACGGAAACTTCAAGGATGGTACAGTTTGGGCAAGCGACGTCTGCCTGGGAAATTGCAGTGTTCAATATGGCGGCCAGTTTCAAACAACCGATGGATTCGGTCAAGCTACATGCAGTGGATCACTTCAAAACCAAACACAAGTTGGCTTCTGGTGCGACTGGGACGGTAGTGGTGGAGCGGTGCTGATGATTGGTGGAGGAGGGCATAATTGCCAACAGGCGGATCACGGGATCGCAATAACCAAAGCGGAGAATGCTTCTTTCTTGGAAAAGGGACAACGAGAACACGATTTTGGCAACGATGGGGACAATGGTACAACTATCAGCAAGACCTACTCTTTGAACCTGTGGATAAATTAG
- the LOC136922990 gene encoding uncharacterized protein isoform X1 has product MIISLQLDWFFKVTSVRPNEKMVHQIDCLVLGAVFLSLYLVSSLDQTSSSSVGDTDACESFKPIYGGALLHHVYQTLKVPGSIYCLRACDDDIRCQSINHVVLGEKCELNNRTKEARPEDFTDDHTKVYMNKFRKRAALGSIRKVPAESCNEIKTSEKGRDGKYWLSSIIPGTPVFAYCDMKTGDADECTASPPVCHVNSLCKNTIGSYSCTCNPGYTGDGKTCTDVNECTESTHICRKHFFCVNTPGSFGCAYNYSRESCQGIREDGKQRGIGLGDGPYSISTNSSSFYAYCHMTSSGQAWTLIARFSNNDAKNWMKDNGQWWYDKSKAVGKGISPSENRDMLSPAFWFVSGLEFKITRSDDPHHTALLQTTGHCLGKQTFRQKIESYGNFKDGTVWASDVCLGNCSVQYGGQFQTTDGFGQATCSGSLQNQTQVGFWCDWDGSGGAVLMIGGGGHNCQQADHGIAITKAENASFLEKGQREHDFGNDGDNGTTISKTYSLNLWIN; this is encoded by the exons ATGATAATTTCATTGCAATTGGATTGGTTTTTCAAGGTTACATCTGTGCGACCAAACGAGAAAATGGTTCATCAAATTGACTGCCTAGTCCTCGGTGCggtttttttgtccttgtaccTCGTTTCGTCACTCGATCAGACTTCGAGTTCCAGTGTTGGAGACACTGATGCATGTGAAAGCTTTAAGCCAATCTATGGCGGAGCTCTCCTGCACCATGTTTACCAGACCCTCAAAGTTCCAGGCTCTATTTATTGTCTGCGTGCGTGTGATGATGACATCCGCTGCCAAAGCATCAATCACGTGGTCCTTGGCGAAAAGTGCGAGTTGAACAACCGTACAAAAGAGGCAAGACCCGAAGATTTTACCGACGATCATACCAAAGTTTATATGAACAAGTTCAGGAAAAGAG CTGCCCTAGGTTCAATACGTAAAGTGCCTGCTGAGTCTTGCAACGAAATTAAAACGAGTGAGAAGGGGCGTGACGGCAAATACTGGCTGTCGTCCATCATTCCGGGAACACCTGTATTTGCTTACTGTGATATGAAAACCGGAG ACGCTGATGAGTGCACCGCTTCACCACCCGTTTGTCACGTAAACTCGCTCTGCAAGAATACCATTGGCTCTTACAGCTGTACTTGCAACCCTGGATACACTGGGGACGGCAAAACTTGCACAG ACGTTAACGAATGCACAGAATCGACGCACATCTGCCGAAAGCATTTTTTCTGCGTCAATACTCCAGGTTCTTTCGGGTGCGCATACAACTACAGTCGAGAAAGCTGTCAGG gtATACGTGAGGATGGGAAGCAGAGAGGGATCGGTCTTGGTGATGGGCCATACTCGATATCAACGAATTCCTCTTCGTTTTAT GCTTACTGTCATATGACAAGTTCTGGCCAAGCTTGGACTCTTATTGCCCGGTTCTCAAACAATGATGCCAAAAATTGGATGAAAGACAATGGACAGTGGTGGTACGACAAGAGTAAAGCCGTTGGAAAAGGAATAAGCCCATCAGAAAACAGAGACATGCTCTCGCCAGCATTCTGGTTTGTCAGTGGTCTGGAATTCAAGATCACGCGCAGTGATGACCCTCATCATACTGCACTGTTGCAGACCACAGGTCATTGCCTGGGGAAACAGACATTCCGGCAGAAAATCGAAAGTTACGGAAACTTCAAGGATGGTACAGTTTGGGCAAGCGACGTCTGCCTGGGAAATTGCAGTGTTCAATATGGCGGCCAGTTTCAAACAACCGATGGATTCGGTCAAGCTACATGCAGTGGATCACTTCAAAACCAAACACAAGTTGGCTTCTGGTGCGACTGGGACGGTAGTGGTGGAGCGGTGCTGATGATTGGTGGAGGAGGGCATAATTGCCAACAGGCGGATCACGGGATCGCAATAACCAAAGCGGAGAATGCTTCTTTCTTGGAAAAGGGACAACGAGAACACGATTTTGGCAACGATGGGGACAATGGTACAACTATCAGCAAGACCTACTCTTTGAACCTGTGGATAAATTAG